The following are encoded together in the Oreochromis niloticus isolate F11D_XX linkage group LG12, O_niloticus_UMD_NMBU, whole genome shotgun sequence genome:
- the LOC100703069 gene encoding leucine-rich repeat transmembrane neuronal protein 4 isoform X2, translating to MQQRSLSKRKSRHRANMGLFVLFRWLVFTVVVPSWLLAVPSGIRERPCPQSCRCDGKIIYCESNAFRDVPNNVSVGTQGLSLRYNSLVSLRAHQFAGLSQLVWLYLDHNYINAVDGQAFHGIRRLKELILSSNKITQLKNNTFHDVPNLRNLDLSYNKLQVLQPNQFWGLRKLLSLHLRSNSLKTVPMRVFLDCRNLEFLDIGYNRLRSLTRNAFAGLLKLIELHLEHNQFSKINFAHFPRLTNLRALYLQWNRIKLLTQGLPWMWTSLQKLDLSGNELQVLDPSTFQCLPNLQTLNLDSNKLTNISQQTVDAWISLTTISLAGNLWYCNPNVCPLVSWLKAFKGNKEFTMICTSPKEAQGEKVTDVVETYNICTATPTPIPSTTLPLTTAFQPELKPLPTQSAVDKKLTWNRTASPTPSEASPTIPLPDTEYVSFHKIIAGSVALFLSVAIILLVIYVSWKRYPSSIKQLQQRSAVKKRQKKARETERSFNSPLQEYYVDYKPSHSETMDVLVNGTGPYTYTISGSRECEV from the exons ATGCAACAGAGATCCCTGAGCAAGAGGAAGAGCCGACACCGAGCAAATATGG GactttttgtgcttttcagaTGGCTTGTGTTCACAGTGGTGGTGCCCTCCTGGCTGCTTGCTGTTCCAAGCGGCATCCGTGAGCGTCCCTGCCCCCAGAGCTGTCGATGTGATGGGAAAATAATATACTGCGAGTCCAATGCCTTCCGTGACGTGCCAAACAACGTGTCTGTCGGCACACAGGGCCTGTCTCTGCGTTATAACAGCCTGGTGAGCCTTAGAGCCCACCAGTTTGCGGGCCTCAGTCAACTAGTTTGGCTCTATCTCGACCACAACTACATCAATGCCGTGGATGGCCAGGCTTTCCACGGGATAAGGAGGCTCAAAGAACTGATTCTCAGCTCCAATAAGATCAcgcagctgaaaaacaacacTTTCCATGACGTCCCGAATTTGCGTAACCTCGACCTTTCCTACAACAAACTGCAGGTCCTCCAGCCTAATCAGTTCTGGGGTTTACGGAAGCTACTCAGTTTACACTTGAGGTCAAACTCCCTAAAAACAGTCCCGATGCGCGTTTTCCTCGACTGCCGTAACCTGGAGTTCCTCGATATTGGCTACAACAGGTTGAGAAGCCTCACACGTAATGCCTTCGCGGGACTCCTGAAGCTCATCGAGCTCCATTTGGAGCACAACCAGTTTTCTAAGATAAATTTCGCTCATTTCCCTCGCCTGACTAACCTGCGGGCTCTCTATCTGCAGTGGAACCGCATCAAACTGCTAACGCAGGGCCTGCCGTGGATGTGGACTTCCTTGCAAAAGTTGGACCTCTCAGGAAATGAGCTCCAAGTGTTGGATCCGAGCACATTTCAATGCCTGCCCAACCTTCAGACTCTCAACCTGGACTCCAACAAGCTCACTAACATCTCTCAGCAGACAGTGGATGCTTGGATCTCCCTCACAACCATCAGTTTGGCCGGTAATTTGTGGTACTGTAACCCCAACGTTTGCCCTCTGGTGTCCTGGCTCAAAGCCTTCAAGGGTAACAAGGAGTTTACAATGATATGTACCAGCCCTAAGGAGGCACAAGGAGAGAAGGTTACAGATGTGGTGGAGACCTACAACATCTGTACCGCAACTCCGACCCCTATCCCCTCAACGACATTGCCCCTCACAACGGCGTTTCAGCCTGAGCTGAAACCTCTCCCCACGCAGTCTGCAGTGGATAAAAAGCTAACCTGGAACAGGACAGCCTCTCCAACTCCTTCCGAGGCCTCCCCCACCATCCCATTACCAGACACCGAGTACGTGTCCTTCCACAAGATCATAGCCGGTAGCGTGGCCCTCTTCTTATCTGTGGCTATAATTCTGCTGGTTATCTATGTGTCGTGGAAGCGCTatcccagcagcatcaaacagcTTCAGCAGCGCTCGGCGGTTAAGAAGCGCCAGAAAAAGGCACGGGAGACCGAGCGCTCCTTTAATTCACCACTGCAAGAGTACTATGTGGACTACAAGCCTTCACACTCAGAGACTATGGATGTGCTGGTTAATGGGACAGGACCTTACACATACACCATCTCAGGCTCCAGGGAATGTGAGGTATGA